A section of the Candidatus Lokiarchaeota archaeon genome encodes:
- a CDS encoding (4Fe-4S)-binding protein, whose translation MTNKVAVVSGKGGSGKTTVASSFAAIAKDIVIVDCDVDAPDMHILLQPEIEISEKFQASKVAKINPDLCIECGLCEENCRFDAAHPPEINPIACEGCSVCTLVCPEDAIDMKPRISGHLYESNTRLGRMVHAKLLPGEGNSGLLVTEVKKRAQKIAEETGADKILIDGSPGIGCPVIATLTGVEVAVVVTEPTISGIHDMERVIRLIRRFQTIPAVIVNKYDLNPKNTAQIEAFCKSEGIELLGKIPFDPITTKSMVDATTLPEYAPNHELVDILTQMWDRIGTLLSE comes from the coding sequence ATGACGAATAAAGTGGCAGTAGTATCTGGAAAAGGGGGATCTGGAAAAACAACTGTAGCCTCGTCTTTCGCGGCTATTGCAAAAGACATTGTCATTGTAGACTGCGATGTTGACGCTCCTGATATGCATATTCTTCTCCAGCCGGAAATTGAGATATCAGAGAAATTCCAAGCATCCAAAGTGGCTAAAATAAATCCGGACCTTTGTATTGAATGTGGTTTGTGCGAAGAAAACTGCCGTTTTGATGCGGCTCATCCCCCTGAAATTAACCCTATTGCCTGTGAAGGTTGTAGCGTTTGTACGCTGGTCTGTCCTGAAGATGCCATCGATATGAAACCACGAATATCGGGCCATCTGTATGAATCCAACACTCGGTTAGGCCGAATGGTGCACGCGAAGTTGTTGCCGGGTGAAGGAAATTCAGGGCTACTGGTAACTGAAGTGAAAAAGCGTGCCCAGAAGATCGCTGAAGAAACAGGTGCTGATAAAATCCTAATTGATGGTTCTCCTGGTATTGGTTGTCCAGTTATTGCCACACTCACTGGTGTAGAGGTGGCTGTCGTTGTAACGGAGCCAACTATTTCAGGAATTCATGATATGGAACGGGTGATTCGACTTATTCGTCGTTTCCAAACTATTCCTGCTGTAATTGTCAACAAGTATGACTTGAATCCGAAGAATACTGCACAGATTGAAGCATTCTGTAAGAGTGAGGGCATTGAATTGCTGGGTAAGATTCCATTCGACCCAATAACAACGAAATCAATGGTCGATGCAACTACACTGCCTGAATATGCTCCAAACCATGAGCTTGTAGACATATTGACACAGATGTGGGATCGAATCGGTACTCTTCTCTCTGAGTAA